One genomic window of Leopardus geoffroyi isolate Oge1 chromosome C3, O.geoffroyi_Oge1_pat1.0, whole genome shotgun sequence includes the following:
- the AQP10 gene encoding aquaporin-10 isoform X3 has translation MVGRKASCSTRVTLCNRGRRVRRQWLWLCGSGQRQGVPTMLHSQPLADVRGRLRIRSRLARQCLAEFLGVFVLLLLTQGAGAQAVTSGETKGNFFTMFLAGSLAVTIAIYVGGNVSGAHLNPAFSLAMCLLGRLPWAKFPVYCLVQLLSAFCASGATYAVYYDALQNYTGGNLTVTGPKETASIFATYPAPYLSLNNGFLDQVLGTGILIVGILAILDTRNKGVPAGLEPVAVGLLILAIGLSLGANCGFPLNPARDLGPRLFTYVAGWGPEVFSAGNGWWWVPVVAPLVGATLGTATYQLLVALHHPEEKPEPFQDLEFAQHTA, from the exons ATGGTTGGGAGGAAAGCTTCATGTTCCACACGAGTGACATTGTGCAATAGGGGACGGAGAGTCAGAAG GCAGTGGTTGTGGTTGTGTGGCAGCGGCCAGAGACAAGGTGTCCCCACCATGTTGCATAGCCAGCCCTTGGCCGACGTCAGGGGCCGGCTCCGGATCCGCAGCCGCCTGGCCCGGCAGTGCCTGGCAGAGTTTCTGGGTGTATTTGTGCTCCTG tTGCTCACCCAGggggctggagcccaggctgTCACCAGCGGAGAAACAAAAGGCAACTTCTTCACCATGTTTCTGGCTGGCTCTCTGGCCGTGACCATAGCCATCTACGTGGGTGGTAACGTTTCAG GGGCCCACCTGAACCCAGCCTTCTCCCTGGCCATGTGCCTGCTGGGACGCCTCCCCTGGGCCAAGTTCCCCGTTTACTGCTTGGTGCAGCTTCTATCTGCTTTCTGTGCCTCTGGAGCCACCTATGCTGTCTACTACG ATGCCCTACAGAACTATACAGGCGGGAACCTGACGGTGACTGGCCCCAAGGAGACAGCCTCCATCTTTGCCACCTATCCTGCCCCTTACCTGTCCCTGAACAATGGCTTCCTGGATCAG GTGCTGGGCACGGGGATCCTGATCGTGGGGATCCTGGCCATCCTGGACACACGGAACAAGGGAGTGCCTGCAGGCCTGGAGCCTGTGGCTGTGGGGCTGCTGATCCTGGCCATCGGGCTATCCCTGGGTGCCAACTGTGGGTTCCCTCTCAACCCTGCCCGGGACCTGGGCCCACGGCTTTTCACCTACGTGGCTGGCTGGGGCCCTGAAGTCTTCAG CGCTGGTAATGGCTGGTGGTGGGTGCCTGTGGTGGCCCCTCTGGTGGGGGCGACTCTTGGCACAGCCACATACCAGCTGCTGGTGGCTCTCCACCACCCCGAGGAGAAGCCAGA
- the AQP10 gene encoding aquaporin-10 isoform X2, with translation MLHSQPLADVRGRLRIRSRLARQCLAEFLGVFVLLVGRVTGEGKRGGGRTFLPLSLHPGVSLHSTMHHFCPCPCPFGSSPPPIFPFPVFTPPPQLLYFLSLCCSSPFLADPSCYFGDLSLSAAPLPSLAPGFQAPHSWSSAPHPPSPHQLLTQGAGAQAVTSGETKGNFFTMFLAGSLAVTIAIYVGGNVSGAHLNPAFSLAMCLLGRLPWAKFPVYCLVQLLSAFCASGATYAVYYDALQNYTGGNLTVTGPKETASIFATYPAPYLSLNNGFLDQVLGTGILIVGILAILDTRNKGVPAGLEPVAVGLLILAIGLSLGANCGFPLNPARDLGPRLFTYVAGWGPEVFSAGNGWWWVPVVAPLVGATLGTATYQLLVALHHPEEKPEPFQDLEFAQHTA, from the exons ATGTTGCATAGCCAGCCCTTGGCCGACGTCAGGGGCCGGCTCCGGATCCGCAGCCGCCTGGCCCGGCAGTGCCTGGCAGAGTTTCTGGGTGTATTTGTGCTCCTGGTAGGCCGGGTAAccggggaaggaaagaggggaggagggcgaACGTTTCTGCCTCTATCTCTTCATCCTGGTGTCTCACTTCATTCAACTATGCATCATTTCTGTCCCTGCCCTTGTCCCTTCggttccagccccccccccatctttcccTTCCCAGTCTTCACTCCTCCCCCACAGCTCctctatttcctttccctctgttgCTCCTCCCCCTTTCTTGCTGACCCCTCCTGTTACTTTGGTGACCTCTCTCTCTCGGCTGCTCCCCTTCCCAGCCTTGCTCCAGGCTTCCAGGCTCCCCATTCCTGGTCCTCCGCTCCtcatcctccctctccccaccagtTGCTCACCCAGggggctggagcccaggctgTCACCAGCGGAGAAACAAAAGGCAACTTCTTCACCATGTTTCTGGCTGGCTCTCTGGCCGTGACCATAGCCATCTACGTGGGTGGTAACGTTTCAG GGGCCCACCTGAACCCAGCCTTCTCCCTGGCCATGTGCCTGCTGGGACGCCTCCCCTGGGCCAAGTTCCCCGTTTACTGCTTGGTGCAGCTTCTATCTGCTTTCTGTGCCTCTGGAGCCACCTATGCTGTCTACTACG ATGCCCTACAGAACTATACAGGCGGGAACCTGACGGTGACTGGCCCCAAGGAGACAGCCTCCATCTTTGCCACCTATCCTGCCCCTTACCTGTCCCTGAACAATGGCTTCCTGGATCAG GTGCTGGGCACGGGGATCCTGATCGTGGGGATCCTGGCCATCCTGGACACACGGAACAAGGGAGTGCCTGCAGGCCTGGAGCCTGTGGCTGTGGGGCTGCTGATCCTGGCCATCGGGCTATCCCTGGGTGCCAACTGTGGGTTCCCTCTCAACCCTGCCCGGGACCTGGGCCCACGGCTTTTCACCTACGTGGCTGGCTGGGGCCCTGAAGTCTTCAG CGCTGGTAATGGCTGGTGGTGGGTGCCTGTGGTGGCCCCTCTGGTGGGGGCGACTCTTGGCACAGCCACATACCAGCTGCTGGTGGCTCTCCACCACCCCGAGGAGAAGCCAGA
- the HAX1 gene encoding HCLS1-associated protein X-1 isoform X2: MSLFDLFRGFFGLSPPRSHRDPFFGGMTRDEDEDDEEEEEEGATWGRGSSRFEGPQPPEEFGFGFSFSPGGGMRFHENFGFDDLIQDFNNIFSEMGAWTLPSRPPELPGPGPGPESEIPGERRQEGQTLRDSMLKYPDSHQPRIFGGGLESDARRESPKPAPDWGSQRPFGLFDDLWPMPPHSRAREDNDLDSQVSQEGLGPVLQPQPKSYFKSVSVTKITKPDGTVEERRTVVDSEGRTETTVTHQEADGGPRDVPESPAPPALDDTYSILDLFLGRWFRPR; encoded by the exons ATGAGCCTCTTTGATCTCTTTCGGGGCTTTTTCGGCCTTTCTCCACCTCGGAG CCACAGAGACCCCTTTTTTGGAGGGATGACTCGAGATGAAGATGAGGAtgatgaagaagaggaagaagaaggcgCCACGTGGGGCCGTGGGAGCTCGAGGTTTGAGGGTCCGCAGCCCCCGGAGGAATTTGGCTTCGGCTTCAGCTTCAGCCCGGGAGGAGGGATGCGTTTCCATGAGAACTTCGGCTTTGATGACCTAATACAGGATTTTAACAACATCTTCAGCGAGATGGGGGCCTGGACCTTGCCTTCCCGCCCTCCTG AACTTCCTGGTCCTGGTCCTGGTCCTGAGTCAGAGATCCCTGGTGAGAGACGGCAGGAGGGACAGACTCTCCGGGACTCAATGCTTAAGTATCCAGATAGTCACCAGCCCAGGATCTTTGGGGGGGGCTTGGAAAGTGATGCAAGACGTGAATCCCCCAAACCAGCGCCGGACTGGGGCTCCCAGAGGCCATTTGGTCTG TTTGATGATTTGTGGCCTATGCCCCCCCATTCTAGAGCCAGAGAAGACAACG aTCTTGATTCCCAGGTTTCCCAGGAGGGCCTCGGTCCAGTTCTGCAGCCCCAGCCCAAATCCTATTTCAAGAGCGTCTCTGTGACCAAGATCACTAAGCCAGATGGG ACAGTAGAGGAGCGCCGAACTGTGGTGGACAGTGAGGGCCGGACAGAGACCACAGTAACCCATCAAGAAGCAGACGGCGGCCCTAGAGATG TTCCAGAATCACCAGCACCTCCAGCCCTGGATGACACCTATTCCATCCTGGATTTGTTCCTAGGACGCTGGTTCCGGCCCCGGTAG
- the HAX1 gene encoding HCLS1-associated protein X-1 isoform X1 has translation MSLFDLFRGFFGLSPPRSHRDPFFGGMTRDEDEDDEEEEEEGATWGRGSSRFEGPQPPEEFGFGFSFSPGGGMRFHENFGFDDLIQDFNNIFSEMGAWTLPSRPPELPGPGPGPESEIPGERRQEGQTLRDSMLKYPDSHQPRIFGGGLESDARRESPKPAPDWGSQRPFGLFDDLWPMPPHSRAREDNDLDSQVSQEGLGPVLQPQPKSYFKSVSVTKITKPDGTVEERRTVVDSEGRTETTVTHQEADGGPRDVCPCVSLSSFQNHQHLQPWMTPIPSWICS, from the exons ATGAGCCTCTTTGATCTCTTTCGGGGCTTTTTCGGCCTTTCTCCACCTCGGAG CCACAGAGACCCCTTTTTTGGAGGGATGACTCGAGATGAAGATGAGGAtgatgaagaagaggaagaagaaggcgCCACGTGGGGCCGTGGGAGCTCGAGGTTTGAGGGTCCGCAGCCCCCGGAGGAATTTGGCTTCGGCTTCAGCTTCAGCCCGGGAGGAGGGATGCGTTTCCATGAGAACTTCGGCTTTGATGACCTAATACAGGATTTTAACAACATCTTCAGCGAGATGGGGGCCTGGACCTTGCCTTCCCGCCCTCCTG AACTTCCTGGTCCTGGTCCTGGTCCTGAGTCAGAGATCCCTGGTGAGAGACGGCAGGAGGGACAGACTCTCCGGGACTCAATGCTTAAGTATCCAGATAGTCACCAGCCCAGGATCTTTGGGGGGGGCTTGGAAAGTGATGCAAGACGTGAATCCCCCAAACCAGCGCCGGACTGGGGCTCCCAGAGGCCATTTGGTCTG TTTGATGATTTGTGGCCTATGCCCCCCCATTCTAGAGCCAGAGAAGACAACG aTCTTGATTCCCAGGTTTCCCAGGAGGGCCTCGGTCCAGTTCTGCAGCCCCAGCCCAAATCCTATTTCAAGAGCGTCTCTGTGACCAAGATCACTAAGCCAGATGGG ACAGTAGAGGAGCGCCGAACTGTGGTGGACAGTGAGGGCCGGACAGAGACCACAGTAACCCATCAAGAAGCAGACGGCGGCCCTAGAGATG TGTGTCCGTGTGTATCACTTTCTTCCTTCCAGAATCACCAGCACCTCCAGCCCTGGATGACACCTATTCCATCCTGGATTTGTTCCTAG
- the AQP10 gene encoding aquaporin-10 isoform X1: MVGRKASCSTRVTLCNRGRRVRRQWLWLCGSGQRQGVPTMLHSQPLADVRGRLRIRSRLARQCLAEFLGVFVLLVGRVTGEGKRGGGRTFLPLSLHPGVSLHSTMHHFCPCPCPFGSSPPPIFPFPVFTPPPQLLYFLSLCCSSPFLADPSCYFGDLSLSAAPLPSLAPGFQAPHSWSSAPHPPSPHQLLTQGAGAQAVTSGETKGNFFTMFLAGSLAVTIAIYVGGNVSGAHLNPAFSLAMCLLGRLPWAKFPVYCLVQLLSAFCASGATYAVYYDALQNYTGGNLTVTGPKETASIFATYPAPYLSLNNGFLDQVLGTGILIVGILAILDTRNKGVPAGLEPVAVGLLILAIGLSLGANCGFPLNPARDLGPRLFTYVAGWGPEVFSAGNGWWWVPVVAPLVGATLGTATYQLLVALHHPEEKPEPFQDLEFAQHTA, from the exons ATGGTTGGGAGGAAAGCTTCATGTTCCACACGAGTGACATTGTGCAATAGGGGACGGAGAGTCAGAAG GCAGTGGTTGTGGTTGTGTGGCAGCGGCCAGAGACAAGGTGTCCCCACCATGTTGCATAGCCAGCCCTTGGCCGACGTCAGGGGCCGGCTCCGGATCCGCAGCCGCCTGGCCCGGCAGTGCCTGGCAGAGTTTCTGGGTGTATTTGTGCTCCTGGTAGGCCGGGTAAccggggaaggaaagaggggaggagggcgaACGTTTCTGCCTCTATCTCTTCATCCTGGTGTCTCACTTCATTCAACTATGCATCATTTCTGTCCCTGCCCTTGTCCCTTCggttccagccccccccccatctttcccTTCCCAGTCTTCACTCCTCCCCCACAGCTCctctatttcctttccctctgttgCTCCTCCCCCTTTCTTGCTGACCCCTCCTGTTACTTTGGTGACCTCTCTCTCTCGGCTGCTCCCCTTCCCAGCCTTGCTCCAGGCTTCCAGGCTCCCCATTCCTGGTCCTCCGCTCCtcatcctccctctccccaccagtTGCTCACCCAGggggctggagcccaggctgTCACCAGCGGAGAAACAAAAGGCAACTTCTTCACCATGTTTCTGGCTGGCTCTCTGGCCGTGACCATAGCCATCTACGTGGGTGGTAACGTTTCAG GGGCCCACCTGAACCCAGCCTTCTCCCTGGCCATGTGCCTGCTGGGACGCCTCCCCTGGGCCAAGTTCCCCGTTTACTGCTTGGTGCAGCTTCTATCTGCTTTCTGTGCCTCTGGAGCCACCTATGCTGTCTACTACG ATGCCCTACAGAACTATACAGGCGGGAACCTGACGGTGACTGGCCCCAAGGAGACAGCCTCCATCTTTGCCACCTATCCTGCCCCTTACCTGTCCCTGAACAATGGCTTCCTGGATCAG GTGCTGGGCACGGGGATCCTGATCGTGGGGATCCTGGCCATCCTGGACACACGGAACAAGGGAGTGCCTGCAGGCCTGGAGCCTGTGGCTGTGGGGCTGCTGATCCTGGCCATCGGGCTATCCCTGGGTGCCAACTGTGGGTTCCCTCTCAACCCTGCCCGGGACCTGGGCCCACGGCTTTTCACCTACGTGGCTGGCTGGGGCCCTGAAGTCTTCAG CGCTGGTAATGGCTGGTGGTGGGTGCCTGTGGTGGCCCCTCTGGTGGGGGCGACTCTTGGCACAGCCACATACCAGCTGCTGGTGGCTCTCCACCACCCCGAGGAGAAGCCAGA
- the AQP10 gene encoding aquaporin-10 isoform X4, with translation MVGRKASCSTRVTLCNRGRRVRRQWLWLCGSGQRQGVPTMLHSQPLADVRGRLRIRSRLARQCLAEFLGVFVLLVGRVTGEGKRGGGRTFLPLSLHPGVSLHSTMHHFCPCPCPFGSSPPPIFPFPVFTPPPQLLYFLSLCCSSPFLADPSCYFGDLSLSAAPLPSLAPGFQAPHSWSSAPHPPSPHQLLTQGAGAQAVTSGETKGNFFTMFLAGSLAVTIAIYVGGNVSGAHLNPAFSLAMCLLGRLPWAKFPVYCLVQLLSAFCASGATYAVYYDALQNYTGGNLTVTGPKETASIFATYPAPYLSLNNGFLDQRW, from the exons ATGGTTGGGAGGAAAGCTTCATGTTCCACACGAGTGACATTGTGCAATAGGGGACGGAGAGTCAGAAG GCAGTGGTTGTGGTTGTGTGGCAGCGGCCAGAGACAAGGTGTCCCCACCATGTTGCATAGCCAGCCCTTGGCCGACGTCAGGGGCCGGCTCCGGATCCGCAGCCGCCTGGCCCGGCAGTGCCTGGCAGAGTTTCTGGGTGTATTTGTGCTCCTGGTAGGCCGGGTAAccggggaaggaaagaggggaggagggcgaACGTTTCTGCCTCTATCTCTTCATCCTGGTGTCTCACTTCATTCAACTATGCATCATTTCTGTCCCTGCCCTTGTCCCTTCggttccagccccccccccatctttcccTTCCCAGTCTTCACTCCTCCCCCACAGCTCctctatttcctttccctctgttgCTCCTCCCCCTTTCTTGCTGACCCCTCCTGTTACTTTGGTGACCTCTCTCTCTCGGCTGCTCCCCTTCCCAGCCTTGCTCCAGGCTTCCAGGCTCCCCATTCCTGGTCCTCCGCTCCtcatcctccctctccccaccagtTGCTCACCCAGggggctggagcccaggctgTCACCAGCGGAGAAACAAAAGGCAACTTCTTCACCATGTTTCTGGCTGGCTCTCTGGCCGTGACCATAGCCATCTACGTGGGTGGTAACGTTTCAG GGGCCCACCTGAACCCAGCCTTCTCCCTGGCCATGTGCCTGCTGGGACGCCTCCCCTGGGCCAAGTTCCCCGTTTACTGCTTGGTGCAGCTTCTATCTGCTTTCTGTGCCTCTGGAGCCACCTATGCTGTCTACTACG ATGCCCTACAGAACTATACAGGCGGGAACCTGACGGTGACTGGCCCCAAGGAGACAGCCTCCATCTTTGCCACCTATCCTGCCCCTTACCTGTCCCTGAACAATGGCTTCCTGGATCAG CGCTGGTAA